GCCCAGGTATTTGTAATCACCCTTCCCTTGTTCTGCTCAGCCTTTTGTCTCTTATGATGAGTGGAGGTGGATGCAAAGATGTTGAAGCTTCTGACTGTTATGTACAGTTCGTGAGAccctcaaagaccaccaggaattgactctgctgcaaacacatgagggtttactTGATACAAGCTGGAACTCAGGCTGCAAGTTCCCTGTAAAAACAGAGAGGTATGCAGCCCTGAGGTCTGGggaaacagggtttttaaaggggaaaaccGAAAGCAGGGAATGTCCAAGCCTTTGTCTATTTTAGGCACCAAGGCCATAATGGTCCTGGCCCGTCCATCTGGAGGGTATCTGCTCCTGTTAGGGAGGGGGAACGATTAGCACATCTTGTGATTTTTCTTAGAAGCagggctgtgtgaccttggtcaCCGGCTAGGGGCTATCTGGGTGCGTTGCCAGGCAACAGTATCTCCCAAGCACGAGCCTGGTTACTTTTCTGCAGCAGGGCGGATCTGTCTCAACTTGCCTGCTTCTTTGTCTAAACTTGTACCCAGGACCACAGTCATGTTGCCCCAggaattaaatttcaaattttggacctctcatgaccaaggcaaatcttgcCTGAGGCCTGTCAGGTTACCAGGGACCACAGGAACCAAGGGGGAATGAATTTGGGTTATGGGACCGCTGGACTGGTCAGGGCTGGGGACTATGAAGTGAGGCTGTGTCTCAGAGGTTGGGCCCCAGGGTCTGGTTTGGTGGGGGCCAGAAACAGGCGATGCGAGGGCAGAATATAGGGCAGGCCCTGGGGAAAGTGAGCAGCTGAGTCCTCCCTGAGCCTTTTGGCCACCTATGTTTTTTCTCTGGCTCCCTGAGCCAGCCAACAAGTGTCTTAATCCCACTTTCAGTCTTCCAAGAAGCCCCACCCACTGGGCCCATTCAAGGCTGGACAGAAAATCTGTCACACCTCTCTCTGGGAACCCAGCCCTACTGCTGCCAGGAAAGGTGAGCTCAGAGGGAGACTTCTAAGGCAACATGGGTCTTGGAGGAGGCTAAGACTTCCTCTTTACTTCCTGGTCCCCAGGCTCACCTCCTTAACTGGCTTCTGAGGGTGTACCTTAAATGCCAGTTTGTTAGGCTGGGCATCAGCCAGGCCTGGCAGCTCATTTCCATGGGAGGAAGGGCAGTTTCTCTTCACCAGCTGGCCAGTCCTTCCTCCCCGCCCTCTCTCCATTCCTGCCTAACCCAATCCTGCCTCTCCTTCAGAGCCAGATTGCTGCCCGGCTGATCTCATACAAACACCCCAGACGTCTGGGAGTCCAAACGCCAGCAGTGGACCAAGGCCCTACAGCTAGCTGCCCACAGCCATGTTGGCCCTCAGCCTGCTCCTGCTGGGTCTGCTCTCCACAGTGGCACCCGCCAGCTGTCAACAAGGTAGCACAGGGAAGGGGTACCTGGGCTGCAGGGAGGAGAGGGCTGCTTAGTGACCCAGAATGGGGTGGTGACTGCAATATCATGTTTTGGAGGAGGAACAGGCACTGGGCCAGTCCTCTGACTTAGGCTCTGTGATTTGCTTTCCTTCAGTGAGAGGTGGGACAGCGGGGGACATGTTGACTGGGGTTAGGGGAGAAACAGGAGTTGGGATCCAAACCTCAGAGCAAGAACTTCCCTAGAAGTTCCTGAGGGCAGGGGCTGGAAACAGGAGGCTGGGAGCACTCCCAAGGCTCCCTCTAACGCTTGCTTTGGGCAGAAGAGGGGGTGGATTAAGGCACAAGCCACTAGACTGGATGACCTAagtcctctctttctccctttctccagaGTGGCCCCACCGTGGGTAGACTCTTCACTCAGCTTTTCTGTCTTGCTGTGTGATCATGAGGAAATTACTGGCCCACTCAGAACCTTAGGTTTTTCCATTCATTCTCAGTAAACCTTACCCTGCTCACCTCTCAGAGTTGATGCCAGGTTGGAGGTATAGAAGGGCTTTGTACCCAGTAGTCTGGTGTCCGGAGGGAGCTGGCAAAGTTGCTCCTATATACTTGCTTCGCCTCTGCGTCCCATGTCTTGGAAGCCCTCTGAGAAACCGAAGTACCAGAGAGGTGGAGTAAATTATGTCTGTTCAAGAAGGAACAGGTCCAGAACagtttttcttttggctttgacTCTGCACCTTGCTCTATAGGCTCTTTCTAGAGCCAcgagaggaggagcaggagactGTGGTCCTTAGGGTCTCAGGGAAGGGTTATCTGTAAGATGCTCTTTCACAGgagaagaaaaatggaagaggGCCTCCCAGGGTTGCTCCGAATGCCTGAGCATCACTGGCCAGAAAACAGAATGGGTCTCAGCCCGAGTTTCTTGGCCAGAGTGGGAAGGGATGTACCCAAAACAAAGGTCCTTGCAGAGCAATCACGTGCATCTTCTGCTCCCCAGAGGTTGCTAACCTAGAGCTGCCATGTCTGCAGCCCAAAGAGTTCCATGATCTTTTTCCCCCAACACCTGTCAGCCTTAGAGACTGCATTAAGGATAGGTAAGCCATTGCTGCAGCAGAAGAGCCATCAAGACAGATTCCAAGGACTTTAGAGTGGGAATGAGGCGGGCCTGTTGATGCCCAGCCTCTCATAATGTAGGATGGCTCTAGTCATACAGTCTTGTCTGAAGGCAGGATCCCTGCCAAGTCTCCTGTTgccctctctttcctcctgagACTCTTAGCTACTGGATATCTTGCCTTTCGAGAGTGAGATCCTCCTTCTCATGGGTAAAAATGTTTTTTCTTGGGGCTGTCAGTGGCCTGAGGAGAACTTCTGGGAAGTTTGAAGTGTTGGAGTAAAAAAGTAGAACTGGTACATGGCTAGACCTTCACCTGGTCTCTGAGCGTTGTGCCCTGGCCaccctgctggagaggatgaaggGGCTCTAGTTGGGagcccatcccccccccccccccgcaccgtCTTTCATCTCTACACCCCAGCTGAGCACTCAGTGCTGAGCAGCCCTGGGCAgacttcacccccccccccccaatcctaCCAGAGAAGCTTTCTGCTCAAGAACTGGATCTTCCAGATGCCAGCCTAGGCCTGTCAGCTCTGGGAcagtgtgggaggaggaggggccacTCCCAGCTGACAGGGAGGGCCTAGGCCAGTCACTGGAGCTGCCCTTTGGTCCCTGTTTTCTTGCACTTCCTAGGGGGCCCCTGCATGTGACTGTAAGGGGGTGTGTGCAGGAAGGAGGGCTCTGGAAACCTGAGCCTCATAGAAAACCCTGAGGCATGTTCTCTTTTTGGCTGCTCAGGTTTTCTTCAAACTGAGCCCAGTGGACAGGCTAGGTCTACTGTAGCCACTCAGATGTCTTCCTTGGCCCTACAGAAGCTGTTGGATTTTTGACACAGTCCCCAGACTGTTCTATACCTGCAGCTCCTCTTCGTTTTCCAGGTCTAGGGAACCTTCAGCCCTGGATGCAAGGCCTAATCGCTGTGGCCGTGTTTCTGGTCCTTGTTGCAATTGTCTTTGCTGTCAACCACTTCTGGTGCCAGGATGAGCCGTGAGTATCGTTTGAAGGCTGGGGCTGGGAAGCCCCTAGTGGTCAGGGCGGCCCTAGAACCATTGCTTTCACTCTAGGAGAGGATGACCTCTGGACCTCTGGCTAGAGTTCCCAGCAAGAGCTGGTGACAGAACCAGCTCTGAGCCTTTCTAGCCCCCAGGCTTGCACTCTGTTAGCTTCATAGCTCTCTCGTCTCCCTCGCCCCTGGCATGAACTTGGAAGAAATGTCTTCTCTCCTTGGTGTCTCAGTTTTTGTTTCTACCCTTGGAGTTGGGATGGGAGCCTGGTCTTGTCCCTGAAACAGAAGCCCTCTGCCTTTTGGAGGGTCAGCTACATGGGCTGCAGAGGGCCTCACAGGCACACAAACTGAATAAGCAATTCAAGTCAAATGCAACTGAAGGAAAGTACAGAGTGCAGGACAACGTTTGCACTGGCCTGAGGCTGGGATGCAGTTAATTAGTAAGGCTTCATTGACTGCACATTCACCCCAGACCCTGACGCACAGGAAGTCAGAAGATGGGGTGGTGCGTAAGAAGTATACCTGAATCCCAAGTTTGGGGCTTGGCAGTAAGGCTAGCCACCAGACACGAATGCAGGAAGATCAAGAGCCCTACTGGATGAAGCTACATCTGCTCTAGGGGATCTCTTTCCAGATATCACTAAGGTGCCTGGCATCCAGGACCCCAGCAACAGCCTTGCAGAGCCTGAAGAGTTTTTACAAGGAGTTCAGGGGTGGAGAAGGACAGAGAGTTCCAGAGTGAGGCTGGTGAGGTCAGTGGGACCTGGGTCAGGCAGCACCAATGACTTAGACTGGGGGTTTTATGTCAGGGTGGCTGAAATCAGTGGATGAGATGTCCTATCAGAGTCCTTGTGTCTGTTCCATACGGGTGCATGGTACCCGACAGTCTGCAAGCTTAGAGACACATGAGAAGGCTGAGCATGAGGCTGGACAGTCTGGATttagaggagacagaggcagtttaGAAAAGGGATGGATCTAAGAGCTATTTCACAGGGAATCTGGGAGTTGCTGGAGGGAGGCAGTAAGGGGCACTAGGAGGAAGGGCAGGGATGACGCTAGAGGTGCCCCTGAGGCAGGTGGCACTGAGGCAAGCTGGGTTGACTTGGCTGGGACAGGTCTGGTATGGCATGCCTGGGGGATGTTTGGGGATGGCTGAGCAGATATTGACCCTCACAAAAGCAGTTTCAAAAATGGAAGGCAGGAGCTTTCTGCCAGAATTGTTTTGTTaaccctttctctgccttccgTGGCCACTAGCCACATCTCTTACTTTGGGATGTACTCTGAGTCCTACTGGGTCTATGATGgactgagggtgtgtgtgtggagtcaGTGGAAAGAGACCTGGGACTTAGGACAGGCATCTTGCGAATGCCCATGTTCCTCGTTTTCCTCGTGGATCAGGCAGGAGGGTGTGAGGTCTGGGGAGGAGGTTGGAAGCTGGTATCCACAGGGTCCAGGGGACAGAAGTTCTTTTTGGTCTGGGGGGTACTCTTTGCTTTGGGTCTTGAACCAGGTTCCAGAACAGAGTCTTCTTGGATGGGATGGAGTGGGCAGTCATTGATGCTTCTTCTCCAGGGAGCCTGGGAGCATGGTCATGATCGTTGGAAACAAGGCAGACGGGGTCCTGGTGGGACTGGATGGCAGATACTCCTCAATGGCATCTGGTTTTAGGTGAGGTGCTGCTGGGGGGTCTGGGGAAGGTGGGGAAGCTAAGGGTTAGGGCTGATGAAGAGAAGGGCTAATGAAATAAAGAGGGCTCTGTGAGGACTACAGTGACCtgtgggaagacagagggagaagaTTCAGTTGGGGGCAGGATCTTTGTAAGATAGTGGGCATCATGGGGAGAAAGGGTTCAATGCAGAAAGGGGAGTCAGTGAGTGGGGAGGGGAGTGAGTGGAGGATCTGTGAAAAAGGAGTTCTTGGGAGGCTCAGAGGGGGACTTAGTAGAGGAGGAACGGGGTGGGTTTTTTTTCAGGCATTCAGGTCCAAATATGAACAGGGGAAagccttccctctccccttcctctcagaTGCTAACTCTGGAGAGAAAGCTGATGCAGGAAGGTGAAGAGGGGAAAAATGGGGGAAGGGAAGCCAATGACCCAGTAAGCCACACCTCCTTTTTCAGGTCCAGCGAGCACAAGAATGCCTTCGAGAATGTTCTGGAGGAAGAGGGCAGGGTCCGCAGCACACCCATGTGACAAGCTCCTCTATGGTCCCAGCCCCTAGCCGTAGGGGTGCAGAGTTGATACCCACCATTTCACCCAGCCGCTGGTCTGCAGGAAGCTGCTGAAACAAGCCGACACTCTTAGCTCTCTTGAATCACTGTCATCTCAGGCTAGGGCTCAGTCCAAGCTGAGTACAGGATGTACTGTGTCCTGGGGACTTCCTGGGGTCTTCTACTCAATTCTGAGGAGCCTGGTAAAGAGATGCTCAGCtcatcctctcctcttcttcctccctcctcctgcaaCTATGAAAGTGGGCTTTATTTCTATGAAATAAAGACTTTTTATACTTCTGGGGTGGagactctgattttttttaattatgttatttttatttgcattggtgttctgcctccatgtatgtctgtgtgagaatgtcagagcccctggaactggaattacaaacagttgtgaactgccatgtgggtgctgggattcgaACGTGGATCCTTTaaaagaggagccagtgctcttaactgctgagccatctctccagccccatctcccATTTCTTTACAATTATAACTACCTTCTAGGATCCATTGCCATGGTGGATTTACAGATTATCAAGGAAGCCCTGGGCCCATAGGGCAGCTAGGGACTTAGGAGTCTAGTTGTTGAGGCTGTGTctaggaaggaatgagagagagagagagagagagagagagagagacagagagagagagagagagacagagacagagacagagagagagagagagagagagagagagagaatcctcTGGTATGTATGGGAACTCCTTGTGGGTGTGAACTTTAATGGGAGAGTTGAGTTCATCTCTGCCTGTGGGTGGCCCTTGTCGCTTAAAACTAAACCTATCCTTTGCCTAGAGCAGGCAGGAGATCTCAGGAGAGGAAAACCCTGATGAGAGCTGGGTATCCGGCAGATCCCCAGCCCTGGTCCATTTCGGAATGTATCTTTCATCTTTCATATGTGGAGGGCAGGAAGAGGCCAGAGACCTGTGAGCTGAGAAGGTTTCCCACCTGCCCTTGCTCAAGGCTGGGCCCTTCTGCAAGAACACCTCTCCCTGTAGCTCTTCATGGATCTTctgaatctttttgtttgtttgtttgttgttgttgttgttttgtttttttgagacagggtttctctgtgtagccttggctgtcctagaccaggctggacttgagctcacagagatcttcctgcctttgccttcctgcctttgcctactgagtgctgggattaaaggtgtgcaccaccatgtccctTGAATCTTTTTCTATACAGCACACACCCACTATGCCCAGCTCTCCTGGGGCTCCAGAGTGTTGGTCCACCATATGAGTCATGCTGTGAAAGAAAGCTGGGGCTGAGAGTGAGGAAGCCCAAGTCTGTGTCCTCAGTCAACCTACTGTGCAACCTTTGGAAGAGCTGCTGTCACCCCAAGCTCCCTGATCCTGTGTGGAGGATTTGGCTAGTCTCTGGCAGAGCTAGAGTAGAACCCAGTCCTCACCAGCGTCCTGATTCTCAGCCCTGGGCAAGTCCGgtaaaggagaaaagaagcaagTACCTGCCTGATCCAGCTCctcctctgtgtctgtgtgtctcaccAAATATCATCTGTCCCTCTGTCTATGGTACTAACCAGAAACAGACTCATTTCCAGATCCAGAGGCCTGAGTGGGAAGGCTGGCCGGAGCCCCCTTGTTTCAAGATGTCTGCCACCTAGCTCACTGTTTCACAGCATCCTTTCGTCGCAGTCACAGTGATTACTCTGTGGTCTAAGGCTTGCCTGAATGTCTAAGGAGTACCCACAAATCACCTTCTTGGGGTTTAGGAGCCAGCCTGTAGCAGAGGTAGAGCTCTGGGCAGAGAATGACAAGCAGTGTTTCCGCTTCAGGTTTCCCTGCCTTCCTGTGTGACCCGTGTGACTCTGCTTCCCTCGCTGATCTTCAGTTCTATGGACGTCAGCATCTCCTAATGACTCCTCTAGGCATTTGCCTTCTGTGGTTTTCCGTAACTCATGCCATCTCACCCACCTCTGCCAGTTTGAAGCGTGCCTcctatttccccctttcctccagGAACTATTCCTGATTAAGGCAGGGAGCCGGCCagcctggctttttctttttttctcattgaaGGTGAGGCAGAGGATGATATAGGCCAGGTCTCAGCTCGGTCTCCGCTAAGGCACAAACATTCCCCTTCTTCGATCCAGCCAGATCCGATCCCCTTGCGGATGGCCACATTCCTTCCCACCTCTGCCCCAAAGTTGTTCGTGGGCAGTGCAGGGGGGGTCTCAATCAGCCCGCAGCCTGCCAGGGCCAGGAAAGAACCACCTGTGAGGTGTTACCAGGAGAGACCTGCTTCCCTCCAAGCGAGCCCGTCCTCCCCGCAACTGCGGGGATGCCCTGTCAGCTCGTAGCGCCTTGGTAGGCACCCCCACGGGGAGGGGGGGGGTTGGCTAATGTTCCTCCTCCCCCAACTCATGTTCCATCCTGACCAGGGACTGGGAGAAAGGAGGGCCCGCCCCAGAACCGCCGAGACCCCCAGTGCTTATCGCCAGCTTCCACCTGCCGGCCTGGTCggatcaggagggaaggaggctgggctAGGGCCAGGCCGCTGCTTAATGACCCTCGCGGGGCCTAATCTCAGACTGTCAGCCGCTCGGTGGCGCGGCCCGGCTCCTGGAGGAGACTGATAACGCACCAGCTGGGACCCCCACCATCTCCTGGGCCGCGGCTCGCGTCCCTAGGGGCGGTCTCTGCGGGTCTGGGGCGGAGCTGGAGGGGAGCGCCCCACCCCTGCCGGGGAGGGAAACCGGAGCTCCCAAGCGACCAGGGGCGGGGCCGAGCCGACTCACTCCTCCGATCACGCCCCATTCTTCGCTTTCCACGTTGAGACCTTTCGGCTGTCCggtttctctttgtctctttcttagCCTCTTAGGAATCTCTCACTCCCACGAGCCGTCTCTGCTCCCGCCGGCCCCTACCGCCCGCTCTGTGAAAGGGCGCGTAGTGTCCCAAGCGAGCAGCCCTGCTGTTTGGGGCGGTCTAGCTCATTCTGATTCCTGGAAGAGGACTTGGATCCTTCTTCCCCCTGTTTCGCCCCAAGCGTGTGGATTTCGTAGGGTAACATGGGTCACACCAGAGGCAAGCAGGACGGGAAACGTTCACCCAGATCGTACACAGGTGGAGAGAGTTTGTATTGCAGGGAAGGGAGCTTCTGCGGCCGGTTTTGAGAGAGGCTGTGGAGTTCCAGCTACAGAGTGCTCCCCCCCTGATGTGGGATGGAGTGccagagggaggagatgagtttCAAGGTTACCTCCCGCATGCCCGGGGTAAGGTGCAAGAAACAGCTGATGCCTCAAGGACTATTACATCAGGCAACTCTTAGGCAGGGCTTCTTCCGCCAGCCCAGGGCAAAGAGGAGCGTGGGACCAAGTCAGATGCGTCCCTAGACCGGCCTCCAAACAAGCCGCAGGGCTGGAGGCGCCAGACCTTTGCGTGGGGCCCAGAAAGGAGGCATCTGTTTTCTGACCTGGTTGGAAGTCTCGGCCCGACAGCTTGCCCACCTTCAAAGTTTTCAGTTGCTGTCAGTACACGGGAGCCAAATCCTCCGAACCGCCCAAAGCCGCTTCAAGCGGCCTTGTCTGTGGGATCCCTACACTTCCAGATTATCCAGTGCCCGCCCAGAGAAACCGGAGCTGTCATAGGTTTCCTGTAGGCGTACCGGGAGGAAGCCGGGGCAGCCCGTGGGTTGACCTGGCACCCACGACTTGCCAGAAAGTAAGACTCCTCAGAAGGTGCCTCCTGCTCCCACGCTCCTCCCACACCAGCCTCCAGGCAGCTCCagaccaccccccaccccgcttTCTCTGCCTGTCAACCCGCTCCACAGCGCTGTTGGGTGTCTTCTCTGAGTCTAGCTCTAGCTCTAGCTCTAGGAGCAGCACTGGAGCAGGAAGAGGGCGCCTGTCCCTACGTCACTGCTGCTATGCCAGGGATAGGGTCGAGAGCAgctggggaaaggagaaaagatgcAAAAGAAGGGGACAGCTGCCCGCCcacctgtgtgtatttctgtgtctttCCACACACATGGATGTGGATGTAAATACGCACGCACACCCCTTCCCGCCAAGCGGTTGAAGGTCAGTGATGGGCTTTTTCCTTAACCGCCGTGGTCATCTGATACTCTGGAAGTGGGGAGCTCTGCTGCCCTCTGGTGGCGGCACGCTCTGTGGGACAGGCTAACCagccaagttttgtttttttattaaataaaattatgatcTCATTCTGAAGCATGAGCTTCAACTTGGTGtgctcctcctcattctcctgggtgtgggattgcaggtgtgagccTCCCTGCTTGGCTTCAGTGGAGCTTCTGAGTTTCTGGTAGGGATCTCCTTAGGTGCCCAGACTCAAACCTTGCCTGAAAGAGTCTTAGGAACGACTCAACTGTGCCTATGTTTTCTGCATCTCCTGCTATTTCCTGTGGGTGGCATCCTCTGTTAGCTGGGGcaggaggcggggggggggggtgaggagaggaaaagagagggaagaaagagagaaatgggggaaggaaggagggagggagggagaagggaggaagaaacagagagagagagagagagagagagagagagagagagagagaatccttgGCAAGTTGGAAGATGTTGGAACCAGGACAGGGCACAGAGAGGTCCCTGGTTCCTGAATTTTGGTGTGGGCTTGTGCCCTTTAGATAAACAGGCATTTTTATCCAGCGTTTACAGGTATCATGGAAGCCAGTGGATGGGTGCTGAGGATGGCAGACACCAGGAACCGAAGGGAGTGCGTGTGAGATGAAGCTGCATTTACACCCACGGGGACTTTAGTAGCCTGCAGAGGGACGTGGGCAGGGCCAGTACTTGAGGATAAATTGGGAGTACAGTTTCGGTCTGAGCAAGAGGTCTTCATTAGGTTGGGTGCTTCCTGAATCGCTAAGGGCCCAGGCTGGGGCTGGCTGAGATGGTTCAGAGGCTGAGTGCTgtcgctcttccagaggaccagagttcagttcctagcacttacatcagaaggctcacaactacctccagtgccctcttctaacacctgaagacacacacacacacacacacacacacacaatctaaaacaaaacaaaacaaaacaaaaaacaaaatcaaaaacccaGACTTGCAGCAGTACTTGAAGAGCCTCTGACAATGAAATGGGGCAGTGAAGGTTGTCTGTCTAACAGGGATGGTGTGATAGTAAGAGAAACACTGTTGTGATgtatccaccagagaagactTCTCAGACATGGGTTTAAGCTAATGGAAGGTCTCTGTTAGCCAGAAC
This genomic window from Meriones unguiculatus strain TT.TT164.6M chromosome 12, Bangor_MerUng_6.1, whole genome shotgun sequence contains:
- the Pdzk1ip1 gene encoding PDZK1-interacting protein 1; the protein is MLALSLLLLGLLSTVAPASCQQGLGNLQPWMQGLIAVAVFLVLVAIVFAVNHFWCQDEPEPGSMVMIVGNKADGVLVGLDGRYSSMASGFRSSEHKNAFENVLEEEGRVRSTPM